A stretch of Primulina tabacum isolate GXHZ01 chromosome 13, ASM2559414v2, whole genome shotgun sequence DNA encodes these proteins:
- the LOC142522621 gene encoding LEAF RUST 10 DISEASE-RESISTANCE LOCUS RECEPTOR-LIKE PROTEIN KINASE-like 1.1 isoform X2 has product MAVSIPLLVFFISLIVTSASKCPKSFNCGNLTSLEFPLALSQKTGCGLLMVDCTEPANPRIQLTGDGRQYQILEKISVNRLKLVDPVIQEGLKVLQSCLTFRNVSFPFIPATSLSFTPNLTFFTCDNRSNVRGETWALFKGYRNYTGCGGFTVFYSNSTDRFPPASDGVIPDCAAVQMPVKLNQDSGDLFDMLTGEFELEWNVSEECVACHHRGGQCLANNLNRFECKEDTTSSAVMVAAATSGGSVIIVACLFACFIIYNRKKRMDGASRNATWHPSKADINWGSFKYGIVIFSYAELMEATSNFASSNELGDGGFGTVYYGKLKDGRDVAIKRLYDHNYKRVEQFMNEIKILTSMRHPNLVSLYGCTSRRSRELLLVYEFVPRGTLADNLHGDSVKEAPLTWNLRMKIAIETATALAYLHKSDIIHRDVKSTNILLDHSFCVKVGDFGISRPFPTDATHISTAPQGTPGYVDPSYYQCYQLTSKSDVYSFGVVLVELITSMPAVDISRNTQDINLANLALIKIQSRAFDELIDSSLGYKTDAEVTRMTTSVAELAFRCLQNEKELRPSMDEVLELLKGIQVGDKYKFETTDAAGGDGNIPPSPETEDVLLVKNKNCDQRSPVAVTDPWRSDSTASSTG; this is encoded by the exons ATGGCTGTTTCCATTCCTTTGCTAGTtttctttatttcattaatCGTAACATCTGCTTCCAAGTGCCCCAAGTCCTTCAACTGCGGGAATCTTACTTCCCTGGAGTTTCCGCTGGCTCTTTCTCAAAAAACTGGATGCGGGTTATTAATGGTTGATTGTACAGAACCCGCAAATCCAAGAATCCAGCTTACCGGTGATGGAAGACAGTATCAGATTTTGGAAAAGATATCTGTAAATAGACTTAAACTCGTGGACCCTGTGATTCAAGAAGGCTTGAAAGTTTTACAATCTTGTCTTACTTTCAGGAATGTGTCTTTTCCTTTTATTCCTGCAACTTCTCTTTCATTCACCCCCAATCTCACCTTTTTCACATGCGACAATAGAAGCAATGTAAGAGGGGAAACGTGGGCTTTGTTCAAAGGCTACAGGAACTACACGGGTTGTGGGGGGTTTACGGTGTTTTATTCGAACTCTACGGACCGGTTCCCCCCGGCGAGTGATGGTGTTATTCCAGATTGTGCGGCTGTACAAATGCCTGTTAAGTTGAATCAAGATTCTGGTGACCTGTTTGATATGTTGACTGGTGAATTTGAACTAGAGTGGAATGTTTCTGAAGAATGTGTTGCTTGCCACCATAGGGGAGGGCAGTGTCTTGCTAATAATCTGAACAGATTTGAGTGCAAAGAAG ATACAACTAGTTCGGCAGTGATGGTGGCCGCAG CTACATCTGGTGGCTCAGTCATCATTGTGGCATGCCTTTTTGCGTGTTTCATAATATATAACCGCAAGAAACGGATGGATGGTGCTTCAAGAAACGCTACTTGGCATCCCTCAAAAGCGGACATCAATTGGGGGAGCTTCAAATATGGCATAGTCATCTTCTCCTACGCAGAACTCATGGAGGCCACCAGCAATTTCGCTTCTTCCAATGAACTTGGAGATGGAGGCTTTGGAACTGTGTACTATG GTAAACTTAAGGATGGAAGAGATGTCGCAATAAAACGGTTGTACGATCACAACTACAAAAGAGTAGAACAATTTATGAATGAGATCAAGATTCTTACTAGTATGAGGCACCCAAATCTTGTTTCGCTATACGGCTGCACATCTAGAAGAAGCCGTGAACTGCTGCTTGTATATGAATTCGTCCCTAGAGGCACGTTGGCTGACAATCTCCATGGCGATTCTGTGAAAGAAGCACCTCTCACATGGAATCTCCGTATGAAAATTGCCATAGAAACAGCAACCGCCTTAGCTTACCTTCACAAATCCGACATAATACACCGTGATGTCAAATCGACCAACATACTATTAGACCATAGTTTTTGTGTCAAAGTTGGGGATTTTGGGATATCAAGACCTTTTCCTACAGATGCGACTCATATCTCGACTGCCCCACAAGGGACTCCTGGATATGTCGATCCCTCGTACTATCAGTGCTACCAACTTACAAGTAAGAGCGATGTCTACAGTTTCGGAGTGGTGCTTGTCGAGCTCATCACTTCAATGCCGGCAGTGGATATAAGCCGAAACACACAAGACATCAACTTGGCTAACCTAGCCTTGATCAAGATTCAGAGTCGCGCGTTTGATGAGTTGATCGACTCGTCTCTTGGATACAAGACTGATGCTGAAGTAACCCGAATGACTACTTCTGTGGCTGAGTTGGCTTTCCGATGTTTGCAAAACGAAAAGGAGCTGAGGCCTTCGATGGATGAGGTGTTGGAGTTATTGAAGGGGATTCAGGTTGGAGACAAGTACAAATTCGAGACAACAGATGCGGCTGGAGGTGACGGAAACATCCCGCCTTCCCCTGAGACTGAGGATGTTCTGTTGGTGAAGAACAAGAATTGTGATCAGCGGTCACCTGTTGCTGTAACTGATCCATGGAGAAGTGACTCTACTGCAAGTTCCACAGGATGA
- the LOC142522621 gene encoding LEAF RUST 10 DISEASE-RESISTANCE LOCUS RECEPTOR-LIKE PROTEIN KINASE-like 1.1 isoform X1, giving the protein MAVSIPLLVFFISLIVTSASKCPKSFNCGNLTSLEFPLALSQKTGCGLLMVDCTEPANPRIQLTGDGRQYQILEKISVNRLKLVDPVIQEGLKVLQSCLTFRNVSFPFIPATSLSFTPNLTFFTCDNRSNVRGETWALFKGYRNYTGCGGFTVFYSNSTDRFPPASDGVIPDCAAVQMPVKLNQDSGDLFDMLTGEFELEWNVSEECVACHHRGGQCLANNLNRFECKEVTLVADTTSSAVMVAAATSGGSVIIVACLFACFIIYNRKKRMDGASRNATWHPSKADINWGSFKYGIVIFSYAELMEATSNFASSNELGDGGFGTVYYGKLKDGRDVAIKRLYDHNYKRVEQFMNEIKILTSMRHPNLVSLYGCTSRRSRELLLVYEFVPRGTLADNLHGDSVKEAPLTWNLRMKIAIETATALAYLHKSDIIHRDVKSTNILLDHSFCVKVGDFGISRPFPTDATHISTAPQGTPGYVDPSYYQCYQLTSKSDVYSFGVVLVELITSMPAVDISRNTQDINLANLALIKIQSRAFDELIDSSLGYKTDAEVTRMTTSVAELAFRCLQNEKELRPSMDEVLELLKGIQVGDKYKFETTDAAGGDGNIPPSPETEDVLLVKNKNCDQRSPVAVTDPWRSDSTASSTG; this is encoded by the exons ATGGCTGTTTCCATTCCTTTGCTAGTtttctttatttcattaatCGTAACATCTGCTTCCAAGTGCCCCAAGTCCTTCAACTGCGGGAATCTTACTTCCCTGGAGTTTCCGCTGGCTCTTTCTCAAAAAACTGGATGCGGGTTATTAATGGTTGATTGTACAGAACCCGCAAATCCAAGAATCCAGCTTACCGGTGATGGAAGACAGTATCAGATTTTGGAAAAGATATCTGTAAATAGACTTAAACTCGTGGACCCTGTGATTCAAGAAGGCTTGAAAGTTTTACAATCTTGTCTTACTTTCAGGAATGTGTCTTTTCCTTTTATTCCTGCAACTTCTCTTTCATTCACCCCCAATCTCACCTTTTTCACATGCGACAATAGAAGCAATGTAAGAGGGGAAACGTGGGCTTTGTTCAAAGGCTACAGGAACTACACGGGTTGTGGGGGGTTTACGGTGTTTTATTCGAACTCTACGGACCGGTTCCCCCCGGCGAGTGATGGTGTTATTCCAGATTGTGCGGCTGTACAAATGCCTGTTAAGTTGAATCAAGATTCTGGTGACCTGTTTGATATGTTGACTGGTGAATTTGAACTAGAGTGGAATGTTTCTGAAGAATGTGTTGCTTGCCACCATAGGGGAGGGCAGTGTCTTGCTAATAATCTGAACAGATTTGAGTGCAAAGAAG TTACTTTGGTTGCAGATACAACTAGTTCGGCAGTGATGGTGGCCGCAG CTACATCTGGTGGCTCAGTCATCATTGTGGCATGCCTTTTTGCGTGTTTCATAATATATAACCGCAAGAAACGGATGGATGGTGCTTCAAGAAACGCTACTTGGCATCCCTCAAAAGCGGACATCAATTGGGGGAGCTTCAAATATGGCATAGTCATCTTCTCCTACGCAGAACTCATGGAGGCCACCAGCAATTTCGCTTCTTCCAATGAACTTGGAGATGGAGGCTTTGGAACTGTGTACTATG GTAAACTTAAGGATGGAAGAGATGTCGCAATAAAACGGTTGTACGATCACAACTACAAAAGAGTAGAACAATTTATGAATGAGATCAAGATTCTTACTAGTATGAGGCACCCAAATCTTGTTTCGCTATACGGCTGCACATCTAGAAGAAGCCGTGAACTGCTGCTTGTATATGAATTCGTCCCTAGAGGCACGTTGGCTGACAATCTCCATGGCGATTCTGTGAAAGAAGCACCTCTCACATGGAATCTCCGTATGAAAATTGCCATAGAAACAGCAACCGCCTTAGCTTACCTTCACAAATCCGACATAATACACCGTGATGTCAAATCGACCAACATACTATTAGACCATAGTTTTTGTGTCAAAGTTGGGGATTTTGGGATATCAAGACCTTTTCCTACAGATGCGACTCATATCTCGACTGCCCCACAAGGGACTCCTGGATATGTCGATCCCTCGTACTATCAGTGCTACCAACTTACAAGTAAGAGCGATGTCTACAGTTTCGGAGTGGTGCTTGTCGAGCTCATCACTTCAATGCCGGCAGTGGATATAAGCCGAAACACACAAGACATCAACTTGGCTAACCTAGCCTTGATCAAGATTCAGAGTCGCGCGTTTGATGAGTTGATCGACTCGTCTCTTGGATACAAGACTGATGCTGAAGTAACCCGAATGACTACTTCTGTGGCTGAGTTGGCTTTCCGATGTTTGCAAAACGAAAAGGAGCTGAGGCCTTCGATGGATGAGGTGTTGGAGTTATTGAAGGGGATTCAGGTTGGAGACAAGTACAAATTCGAGACAACAGATGCGGCTGGAGGTGACGGAAACATCCCGCCTTCCCCTGAGACTGAGGATGTTCTGTTGGTGAAGAACAAGAATTGTGATCAGCGGTCACCTGTTGCTGTAACTGATCCATGGAGAAGTGACTCTACTGCAAGTTCCACAGGATGA